From Phycisphaerae bacterium, the proteins below share one genomic window:
- a CDS encoding glycoside hydrolase family 38 C-terminal domain-containing protein, whose product MNYREQTHPDAIEPRGSASYAPPSIAGVNHVAAVEKNPDTLSCRENTPKRQSYELHIICQTHWDREWRLPFQQTRLMLVDMMDHLLEAMNRDPALRYFHLDGQTILLEDYLELRPEKHAVLADLVAKGRLLIGPWYTLPEENLVYGECLVRNLLMGHKLGRRFNGIMKVGFTPTSYGQIAQMPQIYKGFGIDTILFHRGVPAHEVDVEYLWEGSDGSRLLALRPPLGGRFNFTCLVTSPLFASPDRNPDTCIPYNEIPLDELSHSICVKGNGSDIYYSSRIPSNWDKEALRQAIQRLREMACRKSRTPCLYCGEGHDWMELNPMLPALVAEIESLLEDDKVMISSLPDLFAGIRSTLVNPIVLKGEMRSTQKDESGARLYASTLSSRMPLKQANRRAEDAIIRWAEPFAAIAWSMGAPYPYSALGKAWQYLLANHAHDSISGTGTDQVHGDVMSRFTQCELVAGELTRRSLSRIVSNIDDPTLNEGDVLLTVFNPLPYPRDEVLCLDLDLPEADESGFQLVDARSRNVPYHADPPDRIVHTVHQTHSFPYRFSVRRHRLWLRAEAIPALGYVTYFAREDSHKRPPKASKADTDHVEVKNPNSMENHSVAVQIHADGSLTIQDKRTGRCYESLHVYEDDAEIGDAYEHRSPPQDKTITSLHGEARIELVHHNPLTASFVVGTSLSIPECAAQDKMARSRRCISCDIVSTITLTAGSPLVQIVTRVNNTARDHRLRVLFPTHLRTNECWAETPFDVQKRAVARPAVKDWLEPPCATQPQLGFVDVSDGDAGLAVFNHGLPEYEIIEDGRNTIAITLLRCFTHETRVTRTDDPDQIGAQCPGQHEFRYAIFPHEGDWRRGKVFRQAYLYRHRPKVVQSWCPVGKHRCARMLPLQNSFLEIVSEDLVLSAVKRSENGRLLIVRCFNPTEDPVEGELRVYRDLSNAWHLDLEENVLGKCPLKDERSVRILAGPKKIVTMGLELA is encoded by the coding sequence GTGAACTATCGAGAACAGACTCACCCCGATGCCATTGAGCCAAGAGGTTCGGCCTCGTATGCACCGCCTTCGATCGCGGGTGTGAATCACGTTGCGGCCGTCGAGAAAAACCCAGACACGCTATCTTGCCGTGAGAACACGCCCAAGCGGCAATCCTACGAACTGCACATCATCTGTCAGACTCATTGGGACCGTGAATGGCGGCTGCCCTTCCAGCAGACCAGGTTGATGCTGGTGGATATGATGGATCACTTGCTGGAAGCAATGAACCGTGATCCCGCCCTGCGTTACTTTCATCTGGATGGACAAACCATTCTGCTGGAGGATTACCTGGAACTTCGCCCAGAGAAACACGCCGTGCTCGCGGACCTGGTTGCCAAGGGTCGCCTGCTGATCGGCCCGTGGTACACCCTGCCTGAGGAAAACCTCGTCTACGGAGAGTGTCTGGTGCGCAACCTGCTCATGGGGCATAAATTGGGCCGGAGATTCAACGGCATCATGAAGGTCGGTTTTACGCCGACTTCATACGGTCAGATCGCCCAGATGCCCCAGATCTACAAGGGCTTCGGGATAGACACCATTTTGTTCCATCGGGGCGTCCCCGCCCACGAGGTCGATGTAGAGTATCTGTGGGAAGGCAGCGACGGTAGCCGGCTTCTGGCTCTTCGCCCCCCCCTCGGCGGACGCTTCAATTTTACCTGTCTGGTCACCAGTCCGCTCTTCGCTTCGCCCGATCGCAACCCGGACACCTGTATTCCCTACAACGAGATCCCGCTGGACGAGCTCTCTCACAGTATCTGCGTCAAGGGGAACGGGAGCGACATCTACTACTCCTCACGAATCCCGAGCAACTGGGACAAGGAGGCGCTGCGCCAAGCTATCCAACGGTTGAGAGAGATGGCCTGCAGGAAATCCAGAACACCTTGCCTTTACTGCGGCGAGGGCCACGACTGGATGGAGCTGAATCCCATGCTGCCGGCGCTGGTGGCTGAAATTGAATCGCTTCTTGAAGACGATAAGGTGATGATCAGCTCGCTTCCCGACCTCTTTGCAGGGATTCGGTCAACCCTTGTCAACCCCATTGTGCTCAAAGGGGAAATGCGGTCCACCCAGAAGGATGAATCCGGCGCCCGCCTGTATGCGAGTACTCTATCCAGTCGCATGCCACTCAAGCAGGCGAATCGCAGAGCCGAAGACGCGATCATTCGCTGGGCCGAGCCGTTCGCCGCCATTGCATGGTCCATGGGAGCGCCCTACCCGTACAGCGCCCTCGGAAAAGCATGGCAGTACCTTCTCGCCAATCACGCTCATGACAGTATCTCTGGGACTGGCACCGATCAGGTGCATGGCGACGTGATGTCCCGGTTCACCCAGTGTGAGCTGGTGGCCGGTGAACTGACCCGGCGTTCGCTGAGCCGCATCGTCTCGAACATCGACGACCCGACGTTGAACGAAGGTGATGTATTGCTGACGGTTTTCAATCCGCTGCCCTACCCCAGAGACGAGGTGCTGTGCCTGGACCTTGATCTTCCGGAAGCAGACGAGTCCGGCTTTCAGCTTGTCGACGCACGAAGCCGGAATGTGCCTTACCATGCGGACCCGCCGGATAGAATCGTCCATACGGTCCATCAAACGCACAGCTTTCCCTATCGATTCAGTGTTCGCCGGCACCGCTTGTGGCTCCGTGCCGAGGCGATTCCAGCCCTGGGCTATGTGACGTACTTCGCCCGGGAGGACTCGCACAAGCGCCCGCCGAAGGCGAGCAAGGCGGATACCGACCACGTCGAGGTCAAGAATCCCAATTCGATGGAGAACCACTCCGTGGCCGTGCAAATTCATGCCGACGGATCGCTCACGATCCAAGACAAACGCACGGGACGCTGCTATGAGAGTCTTCATGTTTACGAGGACGACGCCGAGATCGGCGACGCATATGAGCACCGGTCACCTCCACAAGACAAGACGATAACCAGCCTCCACGGTGAAGCTAGAATCGAGTTGGTGCACCATAATCCGTTGACGGCTTCATTCGTCGTGGGCACGAGTCTGAGCATTCCTGAATGTGCAGCCCAAGACAAGATGGCCCGCTCCCGTCGATGCATATCCTGCGACATCGTCTCGACAATAACGCTTACTGCCGGCTCGCCTCTCGTACAGATCGTCACTCGGGTAAACAACACAGCCCGCGACCATCGGCTCCGCGTGCTTTTTCCGACCCACCTGCGCACCAACGAATGCTGGGCAGAAACCCCGTTTGATGTTCAAAAACGCGCCGTCGCCCGGCCCGCGGTGAAGGATTGGCTGGAGCCGCCTTGCGCCACTCAGCCTCAATTGGGCTTCGTCGACGTATCCGACGGAGATGCGGGGCTGGCCGTTTTCAACCATGGACTGCCGGAGTACGAAATCATCGAGGACGGCCGGAACACTATTGCCATCACGCTCTTGAGATGCTTCACCCACGAGACGAGAGTCACCCGGACCGATGACCCCGACCAGATCGGGGCCCAGTGTCCGGGCCAACACGAATTCCGGTATGCCATCTTTCCTCACGAGGGTGACTGGCGGAGGGGCAAGGTCTTCCGGCAAGCATATCTGTATCGCCACCGCCCTAAAGTGGTCCAGAGTTGGTGCCCTGTCGGAAAACATCGCTGTGCACGGATGCTGCCGCTGCAGAACAGCTTTCTCGAGATTGTGTCCGAAGACCTTGTGCTCAGCGCGGTCAAGCGTTCCGAAAACGGCCGTCTTCTGATCGTCAGGTGTTTCAATCCGACGGAGGATCCCGTCGAAGGTGAGCTGCGCGTCTATCGTGATCTGTCTAATGCCTGGCACCTGGATCTTGAGGAAAACGTACTCGGTAAATGTCCGCTGAAAGACGAGCGATCAGTGCGTATCCTCGCAGGACCGAAGAAGATAGTCACCATGGGACTTGAATTGGCGTGA